CAGCACTAATGTTTACTAAATCACTTATTTCTATTGCGTTGCTATGTTTAGGTACTACTGGAGCGATTGCCGCAGATAGCATCAATAATGGCACACTCAAAAAATCATTAGTTGCCGAACAGCTTTACCCCAACACATTACCAAAAGAAGCGTTACCTGAACTGGCGCAAACAGGCATTTATCAAGTGGGTGTCAAAACAGTTAACCTGATCAATAAAAAGCAATTTAATCCTAGCACGCAAACATTAACAGACAGGAAGTTGACGGTTGAAGTGTGGTATCCAACCAACAAAACACCCAATATAAAACCCAAAGCCGTATACCGTAACGAAACTCGTTTAGGGCTGCCGTTTATATTACAAGGTAATGCTACTCGTAACGCCGAAGTGGTTAATTTAACAGGCCAACCTTTTCCATTAATTGTGTTGTCGCACGGTTATACCGGTTACCGTACTATTATGTTTTATTTAGCCGAACACCTAGCATCACATGGATATGTGGTGGCAGCTATTGATCATACCGACTCAACCAATGCCGATGTTGATATGGTGAATGCTCCGTTTAGTGGGTTTTTTAGTACCTTACTAAACCGTTCACGTGATCAACAATTTACCCTCGATTATTTTACGGATGCTGATAATTTTGTAAGCAGTATTATCGATACAAAGCGCGCAGGTTTAATTGGTTACTCTATGGGAGGATATGGCGCAGTTAACACTGTTGGCGGCTGCTATCAGTTTACCCCACAAACTGCTGCTACCTTTACCGGTAGTAAAGACCTTAATGTCATTAATGGTGCCATTACTTTACTTAATACCTGTGCAGGTGGTCAAGTTGCTCCAGCAAAAGTAGATCCTAAATGGAAAGCGATGATTGCCATGGCTCCTTGGGGGGAGAACTATCAACTATTTGACCCTGTAGCATTGGCCAAAATAACGACACCAACGCTCTATGTAGCGGGTGATCTTGATGATATATCAGGTTATAAAGGCATTAAGTCACTATATCAGCAAACCGGTGGCGACAAGACTTACATGCTCACCTTTCACAATGCTCGCCACAATATAGCACCGCATCCAGCCCCACAAATTGCTTATCAAAATGAAATAGACCTCGGCCATTACTTTGAACCGGCATGGAGCAATACTCAACTCAATACCATCAATAAGCACTTTGCGTTAGCCATGATGGATTGTCATGTTAAAAATCAACAAGATAAATGTGCATACTTACAATTAAACGCTCAATCAAATGAGCAGGACTCACAAGGAAATCCAACCCCTGCATGGAAAGGATTCCCTCATCGTTATGCCACAGGTATGTCATGG
This region of Shewanella livingstonensis genomic DNA includes:
- a CDS encoding alpha/beta hydrolase family protein codes for the protein MFTKSLISIALLCLGTTGAIAADSINNGTLKKSLVAEQLYPNTLPKEALPELAQTGIYQVGVKTVNLINKKQFNPSTQTLTDRKLTVEVWYPTNKTPNIKPKAVYRNETRLGLPFILQGNATRNAEVVNLTGQPFPLIVLSHGYTGYRTIMFYLAEHLASHGYVVAAIDHTDSTNADVDMVNAPFSGFFSTLLNRSRDQQFTLDYFTDADNFVSSIIDTKRAGLIGYSMGGYGAVNTVGGCYQFTPQTAATFTGSKDLNVINGAITLLNTCAGGQVAPAKVDPKWKAMIAMAPWGENYQLFDPVALAKITTPTLYVAGDLDDISGYKGIKSLYQQTGGDKTYMLTFHNARHNIAPHPAPQIAYQNEIDLGHYFEPAWSNTQLNTINKHFALAMMDCHVKNQQDKCAYLQLNAQSNEQDSQGNPTPAWKGFPHRYATGMSWDMKAAKQ